A section of the Myxocyprinus asiaticus isolate MX2 ecotype Aquarium Trade chromosome 40, UBuf_Myxa_2, whole genome shotgun sequence genome encodes:
- the mrps2 gene encoding 28S ribosomal protein S2, mitochondrial, with amino-acid sequence MAAGILSRVTQALRGSRLVGAAFSCHGQTFSTAAAAVQPPPALSDDTAANEKILNFPLTQPDYFRLSELFTLKDLFEARIHLGHKKGCRHRLMESYLFGSRLDMDIIDLDQTAEHLQRALNFTAHVAYRGGIILFVSRRRQFSHLVEMTARECGEYAHTRYWQGGLLTNAPVQYSPGIRLPDLVVFLSTLNNVFQPHVGIRDAAKMNIPTVGIVDSNCNPSLLTYPVPGNDDTPVAMEMYCRLFKMTINRAKDKRRQMELLKGISASV; translated from the exons ATGGCAGCTGGCATCTtatctagag taaccCAGGCTCTCCGGGGTTCTCGGTTGGTCGGTGCTGCGTTCTCGTGTCATGGACAGACATTCAGCACCGCAGCGGCTGCAGTGCAACCGCCGCCTGCACTGAGCGATGACACCG ctGCGAACGAGAAGATCCTAAACTTCCCCCTCACTCAGCCAGACTATTTCCGCTTGTCAGAACTCTTCACCTTAAAAGACCTGTTTGAGGCCCGTATACATCTTGGACACAAGAAGGGCTGCAGACACAG gTTGATGGAATCGTATCTGTTTGGTTCTCGTCTTGATATGGACATCATTGATCTTGATCAAACAGCCGAGCACCTCCAGAGGGCGCTAAACTTCACTGCTCATGTTGCGTACCGCGGCGGTATAATTTTGTTTGTCAGCCGAAGGCGGCAGTTCAGTCACCTGGTGGAGATGACGGCGCGAGAGTGCGGCGAGTACGCTCATACACGATATTGGCAGGGCGGACTGCTCACCAACGCCCCTGTCCAGTACAGTCCTGGCATCCGACTGCCAGACCTCGTCGTATTCCTTTCCACACTCAATAACGTTTTTCAACCACATGTCGGAATCCGGGATGCGGCCAAGATGAATATTCCCACGGTCGGGATTGTGGACTCTAATTGCAACCCCAGCCTCCTCACGTACCCGGTGCCTGGCAACGATGACACTCCTGTTGCCATGGAGATGTACTGTCGGCTGTTCAAAATGACGATCAACAGGGCGAAGGACAAGAGGAGGCAGATGGAGTTGTTAAAAGGGATTTCAGCCTCCGTATGA
- the LOC127430973 gene encoding protein phosphatase 1 regulatory subunit 26-like isoform X1, translating into MFLKTVPPVLAIHSKWRSSKSCSLPLFFNDSASDSDLASASGTPFPQKIQMIIESLHSTQSSDMSENVQTEKAAHSSHETGFKSQMRLMDMPARSRRQGTATKLRTDGCDTGEDSDSDDSVDRGIEEAIQEYLKEKVDHKRRGDPLTSPSPAPKLPRREPSVPDAAKQHAHSSSGKVLTASNHIQNTSTGVLPLKKKVKSKKLSKENPFKKADTSKVPTKSPPSSRGKKGSSSSSEMDRSPPRLVIKEEEEWLDSSSDDGIEEEIQRFQQEKKEKQEGEKDALRSLQQKDNSDSSSDEGIEEAIRRFQEEKHQQKKKKSPLNPTQLVPAQRSKPAVVSSEHTSTQPLKTLSKKNNKKKLKAKKSDHPTPLAISHFLNKCSSQSSKVKGFTVPPTNPKQTHMEHQIHSSLKVNTAELMCAEAILDISKTVMPEVFDSNLNITNRNLLQAPAFPAFAPSDDKSDDSSVDSEDGIEQEIRKFLELKAKMNKELPTATSTPSPGLGDPMAGKEPKKKTKETQPNKVTRLSLSRKRKFKEEQSKPSRDGDMVCNIKEEPTGKLLIHSDTTRSHISSPEHSTTPTVTSHSSCLTSLKNNKPKQNSPSRKITDCSVPKDKGLSYGTSSPRNSSSTVIGSERNDSSDKSSSLDSDEDLDAAIKDLLKTKKKVKKKVRDMKVIKGVRPVETSSVETLKEHKPSTEQKSITPANAVKSSVLNGGKETLNVQAKNNKGLKRKTVKNKSEVQNKSEVQKSQTHADRVTGNGVILKASTPDFDLPSSSPRADDIVDDDSSVDSDDSIEQEIRRFLAERAKVVAPTAASIKQEEDVGESLISTVEFDFKLEHQQIPIKTPDSASAAASGSPQHSEECWGKESIVAQRQTDSPVESDKGPILSPGSSYVMAFRKTESQKFEISTSSDPKNNTTSQKGKDVLSDQGPPASHTIKPNFLSTPSVGSETPQHQNLFLMRPVNNSMNEVKERSLTDCKELPSSRQSRLAPRIPLKDVISSLCPSPLSTTEPPMNSPTEIPGVTTGDLLTSTTPGSRTEGFYVHNHMKKDKRDRHLSDKPHSSPSISHLCQPSPVVQPDLGSSITQVQQDQTVQKTNHLQVRQTEMSESKTSLGERYREGESDSKEEKEQEREEKEDEEQKCVDETDVESDEESKDQKKDRRMQLPNQSLSTSIDPGFLLSPYIALDTKERCLKFQARRLRILQQLQGSKTVKRKLQFVVSVPS; encoded by the exons ATGTTCCTGAAGACGGTTCCTCCGGTGTTGGCTATTCACTCAAAATGGAGATCCAGTAAAAGCTGCAGCCTGCCTCTGTTTTTCAATGACAGTGCCTCCGACAGTGACCTCGCCTCTGCTAGTGGCACCCCCTTCCCACAAAAGATCCAGATGATCATAGAGAGCCTCCACAGCACCCAGTCTTCGGACATGAGCGAGAACGTACAGACCGAAAAGGCTGCTCACTCCAGCCACGAGACTGGCTTCAAGAGTCAAATGCGACTCATGGACATGCCAGCAAGATCCCGGCGACAAGGAACGGCCACTAAACTACGGACTGACGGGTGTGATACTGGAGAAGATTCAGATAGTGACGACTCTGTGGACAGGGGCATTGAGGAGGCGATCCAGGAGTATTTGAAGGAGAAAGTGGACCATAAGCGCAGAGGGGATCCGTTGACAAGTCCGTCCCCAGCACCCAAACTTCCACGGAGGGAACCAAGTGTGCCTGACGCCGCTAAACAGCATGCACATTCCAGCAGTGGCAAGGTGCTGACTGCTAGCAATCATATCCAGAACACTTCAACTGGTGTGCTACCCTTAAAGaagaaagtaaaaagtaaaaagctAAGCAAAGAAAATCCCTTTAAGAAAGCAGACACTAGTAAAGTGCCCACGAAAAGTCCTCCTTCATCCAGAGGTAAAAAAGGATCTTCCTCTTCTTCTGAAATGGACAGATCTCCACCTCGTCTTGTCATAAAGGAAGAGGAGGAGTGGCTCGATTCAAGCAGCGATGATGGAATCGAAGAGGAGATTCAGAGATTCCAgcaggagaagaaagaaaaacaggaaGGTGAAAAAGATGCCTTGAGATCCTTACAACAAAAAGACAACTCTGATTCCAGCAGCGATGAAGGAATTGAGGAAGCCATCCGTCGCTTCCAGGAAGAAAAACAccagcagaagaaaaagaaaagtcctCTTAATCCTACCCAACTTGTGCCTGCACAACGTAGCAAACCGGCCGTCGTTTCTTCTGAACACACAAGCActcaaccactcaaaacactgtCCAAGAAGAACAATAAGAAAAAATTGAAAGCCAAGAAGTCTGATCACCCTACACCACTGGCCATAAGCCACTTTTTAAACAAGTGTTCCTCCCAGAGCTCCAAAGTTAAAGGGTTTACTGTGCCCCCAACAAACCCCAAACAAACCCACATGGAACATCAGATCCACTCCAGCTTGAAGGTTAATACTGCTGAGCTGATGTGTGCAGAAGCCATTTTAGACATCTCAAAGACAGTCATGCCCGAGGTGTTTGATTCCAACCTAAACATCACTAACAGAAATTTGCTTCAGGCTCCAGCTTTCCCGGCATTTGCACCATCTGATGATAAGAGTGATGACAGCTCCGTTGACAGTGAGGATGGAATCGAACAGGAGATAAGGAAATTTTTGGAGCTGAAAGCAAAGATGAATAAAGAGCTACCAACAGCAACCAGCACACCTTCACCAGGTTTAGGAGACCCAATGGCAGGCAAAGagccaaagaaaaaaacaaaggaaaccCAGCCGAATAAAGTCACCAGGCTCTCCCTGTCAAGGAAACGCAAATTCAAAGAGGAGCAAAGCAAACCTTCGAGAGATGGCGACATGGTTTGTAACATCAAAGAGGAGCCTACAGGGAAACTTCTGATCCATAGTGACACCACCAGATCTCATATTTCATCCCCTGAGCATTCTACCACTCCCACCGTGACATCACATTCAAGCTGTCTAACCTCCTTGAAAAATAACAAACCAAAACAGAACTCTCCTTCTCGTAAGATTACGGATTGTTCCGTACCCAAAGACAAAGGTTTGAGTTACGGTACATCCAGCCCACGTAATTCTTCAAGCACTGTGATTGGCTCAGAGAGAAATGACAGTAGTGACAAAAGCAGCTCACTGGACAGCGACGAGGATCTAGATGCTGCAATTAAAGACCTGCTTAAGACAAAGAAAAAGGTGAAAAAGAAAGTAAGGGACATGAAGGTGATAAAAGGTGTCAGACCTGTAGAGACATCATCTGTGGAGACCTTGAAGGAACACAAACCTTCCACAGAACAGAAAAGCATCACACCTGCTAATGCTGTAAAATCAAGCGTTTTAAATGGTGGCAAAGAAACACTGAATGTTCAAGCTAAAAACAACAAGGGTCTTAAAAGAAAAACAGTTAAGAACAAATCAGAAGTCCAGAACAAATCAGAAGTCCAGAAAAGCCAAACACATGCAGACAGAGTGACAGGAAATGGTGTAATTCTTAAGGCAAGTACCCCAGATTTTGACTTACCCTCTTCCAGTCCACGTGCAGATGACATTGTAGATGACGACAGTTCTGTAGACAGTGACGACAGCATTGAGCAAGAAATCCGAAGGTTTTTGGCTGAGAGAGCCAAAGTGGTCGCACCTACAGCTGCAAGCATCAAACAAGAAGAGGATGTTGGAGAATCCTTGATCTCAACTGTAGAGTTTGATTTTAAATTAGAACATCAACAGATTCCAATTAAAACTCCTGATTCTGCTTCAGCAGCAGCTTCTGGTAGTCCTCAGCATAGTGAAGAGTGTTGGGGAAAGGAATCCATAGTAGCTCAAAGACAAACAGACTCACCTGTTGAATCCGATAAGGGACCAATTCTCTCACCAGGCAGTTCTTACGTTATGGCTTTTAGGAAGACTGAAAGTCAAAAATTTGAGATCTCAACCTCAAGCGATCCCAAGAATAACACCACATCCCAGAAAGGAAAGGACGTATTGTCCGATCAAGGCCCTCCAGCAAGTCATACCATCAAACCCAACTTCTTATCAACGCCCTCTGTCGGCTCAGAAACACCACAACACCAGAACCTGTTCCTGATGAGGCCCGTTAACAACAGTATGAATGAAGTTAAGGAACGTTCCTTAACAGACTGCAAGGAACTTCCCTCCAGCCGACAAAGTAGATTAGCTCCTAGGATACCTTTGAAGGATGTCATCAGCTCTCTTTGTCCCTCACCACTTTCTACAACAGAACCTCCCATGAACTCCCCAACAGAGATCCCTGGGGTCACCACGGGTGACCTCTTGACCTCAACGACCCCTGGGAGCAGGACAGAGGGGTTTTACGTACATAATCACATGAAAAAGGACAAAAGGGACAGACACCTATCAGATAAACCACACTCGTCCCCTTCCATCTCTCACTTGTGCCAGCCATCACCTGTAGTGCAACCCGACCTGGGCAGTAGTATAACCCAGGTACAGCAGGACCAGACAGTCCAAAAGACAAACCACCTGCAGGTCAGACAAACTGAGATGAGTGAGTCCAAAACGAGTTTAGGAGAAAGATACAGGGAGGGAGAAAGTGATAGCAAAGAAGAGAAAGAGCAGGAAAGAGAAGAGAAAGAAGATGAGGAACAGAAATGTGTTGATGAGACAGATGTAGAATCAGATGAGGAAAGTAAAGATCAGAAGAAAGACAGGAGGATGCAGCTTCCCAATCA GTCTTTGTCCACATCTATAGATCCAGGGTTTTTACTTAGTCCATATATCGCCCTTGACACAAAGGAAAGGTGTCTAAAATTCCAAGCACGACGCCTCCGGATTCTACAGCAGCTACAG GGCAGCAAAACTGTCAAAAGAAAGCTACAGTTTGTAGTCAGTGTGCCAAG TTGA
- the LOC127430973 gene encoding protein phosphatase 1 regulatory subunit 26-like isoform X2 encodes MFLKTVPPVLAIHSKWRSSKSCSLPLFFNDSASDSDLASASGTPFPQKIQMIIESLHSTQSSDMSENVQTEKAAHSSHETGFKSQMRLMDMPARSRRQGTATKLRTDGCDTGEDSDSDDSVDRGIEEAIQEYLKEKVDHKRRGDPLTSPSPAPKLPRREPSVPDAAKQHAHSSSGKVLTASNHIQNTSTGVLPLKKKVKSKKLSKENPFKKADTSKVPTKSPPSSRGKKGSSSSSEMDRSPPRLVIKEEEEWLDSSSDDGIEEEIQRFQQEKKEKQEGEKDALRSLQQKDNSDSSSDEGIEEAIRRFQEEKHQQKKKKSPLNPTQLVPAQRSKPAVVSSEHTSTQPLKTLSKKNNKKKLKAKKSDHPTPLAISHFLNKCSSQSSKVKGFTVPPTNPKQTHMEHQIHSSLKVNTAELMCAEAILDISKTVMPEVFDSNLNITNRNLLQAPAFPAFAPSDDKSDDSSVDSEDGIEQEIRKFLELKAKMNKELPTATSTPSPGLGDPMAGKEPKKKTKETQPNKVTRLSLSRKRKFKEEQSKPSRDGDMVCNIKEEPTGKLLIHSDTTRSHISSPEHSTTPTVTSHSSCLTSLKNNKPKQNSPSRKITDCSVPKDKGLSYGTSSPRNSSSTVIGSERNDSSDKSSSLDSDEDLDAAIKDLLKTKKKVKKKVRDMKVIKGVRPVETSSVETLKEHKPSTEQKSITPANAVKSSVLNGGKETLNVQAKNNKGLKRKTVKNKSEVQNKSEVQKSQTHADRVTGNGVILKASTPDFDLPSSSPRADDIVDDDSSVDSDDSIEQEIRRFLAERAKVVAPTAASIKQEEDVGESLISTVEFDFKLEHQQIPIKTPDSASAAASGSPQHSEECWGKESIVAQRQTDSPVESDKGPILSPGSSYVMAFRKTESQKFEISTSSDPKNNTTSQKGKDVLSDQGPPASHTIKPNFLSTPSVGSETPQHQNLFLMRPVNNSMNEVKERSLTDCKELPSSRQSRLAPRIPLKDVISSLCPSPLSTTEPPMNSPTEIPGVTTGDLLTSTTPGSRTEGFYVHNHMKKDKRDRHLSDKPHSSPSISHLCQPSPVVQPDLGSSITQVQQDQTVQKTNHLQVRQTEMSESKTSLGERYREGESDSKEEKEQEREEKEDEEQKCVDETDVESDEESKDQKKDRRMQLPNQSLSTSIDPGFLLSPYIALDTKERCLKFQARRLRILQQLQGSKTVKRKLQFVVSVPR; translated from the exons ATGTTCCTGAAGACGGTTCCTCCGGTGTTGGCTATTCACTCAAAATGGAGATCCAGTAAAAGCTGCAGCCTGCCTCTGTTTTTCAATGACAGTGCCTCCGACAGTGACCTCGCCTCTGCTAGTGGCACCCCCTTCCCACAAAAGATCCAGATGATCATAGAGAGCCTCCACAGCACCCAGTCTTCGGACATGAGCGAGAACGTACAGACCGAAAAGGCTGCTCACTCCAGCCACGAGACTGGCTTCAAGAGTCAAATGCGACTCATGGACATGCCAGCAAGATCCCGGCGACAAGGAACGGCCACTAAACTACGGACTGACGGGTGTGATACTGGAGAAGATTCAGATAGTGACGACTCTGTGGACAGGGGCATTGAGGAGGCGATCCAGGAGTATTTGAAGGAGAAAGTGGACCATAAGCGCAGAGGGGATCCGTTGACAAGTCCGTCCCCAGCACCCAAACTTCCACGGAGGGAACCAAGTGTGCCTGACGCCGCTAAACAGCATGCACATTCCAGCAGTGGCAAGGTGCTGACTGCTAGCAATCATATCCAGAACACTTCAACTGGTGTGCTACCCTTAAAGaagaaagtaaaaagtaaaaagctAAGCAAAGAAAATCCCTTTAAGAAAGCAGACACTAGTAAAGTGCCCACGAAAAGTCCTCCTTCATCCAGAGGTAAAAAAGGATCTTCCTCTTCTTCTGAAATGGACAGATCTCCACCTCGTCTTGTCATAAAGGAAGAGGAGGAGTGGCTCGATTCAAGCAGCGATGATGGAATCGAAGAGGAGATTCAGAGATTCCAgcaggagaagaaagaaaaacaggaaGGTGAAAAAGATGCCTTGAGATCCTTACAACAAAAAGACAACTCTGATTCCAGCAGCGATGAAGGAATTGAGGAAGCCATCCGTCGCTTCCAGGAAGAAAAACAccagcagaagaaaaagaaaagtcctCTTAATCCTACCCAACTTGTGCCTGCACAACGTAGCAAACCGGCCGTCGTTTCTTCTGAACACACAAGCActcaaccactcaaaacactgtCCAAGAAGAACAATAAGAAAAAATTGAAAGCCAAGAAGTCTGATCACCCTACACCACTGGCCATAAGCCACTTTTTAAACAAGTGTTCCTCCCAGAGCTCCAAAGTTAAAGGGTTTACTGTGCCCCCAACAAACCCCAAACAAACCCACATGGAACATCAGATCCACTCCAGCTTGAAGGTTAATACTGCTGAGCTGATGTGTGCAGAAGCCATTTTAGACATCTCAAAGACAGTCATGCCCGAGGTGTTTGATTCCAACCTAAACATCACTAACAGAAATTTGCTTCAGGCTCCAGCTTTCCCGGCATTTGCACCATCTGATGATAAGAGTGATGACAGCTCCGTTGACAGTGAGGATGGAATCGAACAGGAGATAAGGAAATTTTTGGAGCTGAAAGCAAAGATGAATAAAGAGCTACCAACAGCAACCAGCACACCTTCACCAGGTTTAGGAGACCCAATGGCAGGCAAAGagccaaagaaaaaaacaaaggaaaccCAGCCGAATAAAGTCACCAGGCTCTCCCTGTCAAGGAAACGCAAATTCAAAGAGGAGCAAAGCAAACCTTCGAGAGATGGCGACATGGTTTGTAACATCAAAGAGGAGCCTACAGGGAAACTTCTGATCCATAGTGACACCACCAGATCTCATATTTCATCCCCTGAGCATTCTACCACTCCCACCGTGACATCACATTCAAGCTGTCTAACCTCCTTGAAAAATAACAAACCAAAACAGAACTCTCCTTCTCGTAAGATTACGGATTGTTCCGTACCCAAAGACAAAGGTTTGAGTTACGGTACATCCAGCCCACGTAATTCTTCAAGCACTGTGATTGGCTCAGAGAGAAATGACAGTAGTGACAAAAGCAGCTCACTGGACAGCGACGAGGATCTAGATGCTGCAATTAAAGACCTGCTTAAGACAAAGAAAAAGGTGAAAAAGAAAGTAAGGGACATGAAGGTGATAAAAGGTGTCAGACCTGTAGAGACATCATCTGTGGAGACCTTGAAGGAACACAAACCTTCCACAGAACAGAAAAGCATCACACCTGCTAATGCTGTAAAATCAAGCGTTTTAAATGGTGGCAAAGAAACACTGAATGTTCAAGCTAAAAACAACAAGGGTCTTAAAAGAAAAACAGTTAAGAACAAATCAGAAGTCCAGAACAAATCAGAAGTCCAGAAAAGCCAAACACATGCAGACAGAGTGACAGGAAATGGTGTAATTCTTAAGGCAAGTACCCCAGATTTTGACTTACCCTCTTCCAGTCCACGTGCAGATGACATTGTAGATGACGACAGTTCTGTAGACAGTGACGACAGCATTGAGCAAGAAATCCGAAGGTTTTTGGCTGAGAGAGCCAAAGTGGTCGCACCTACAGCTGCAAGCATCAAACAAGAAGAGGATGTTGGAGAATCCTTGATCTCAACTGTAGAGTTTGATTTTAAATTAGAACATCAACAGATTCCAATTAAAACTCCTGATTCTGCTTCAGCAGCAGCTTCTGGTAGTCCTCAGCATAGTGAAGAGTGTTGGGGAAAGGAATCCATAGTAGCTCAAAGACAAACAGACTCACCTGTTGAATCCGATAAGGGACCAATTCTCTCACCAGGCAGTTCTTACGTTATGGCTTTTAGGAAGACTGAAAGTCAAAAATTTGAGATCTCAACCTCAAGCGATCCCAAGAATAACACCACATCCCAGAAAGGAAAGGACGTATTGTCCGATCAAGGCCCTCCAGCAAGTCATACCATCAAACCCAACTTCTTATCAACGCCCTCTGTCGGCTCAGAAACACCACAACACCAGAACCTGTTCCTGATGAGGCCCGTTAACAACAGTATGAATGAAGTTAAGGAACGTTCCTTAACAGACTGCAAGGAACTTCCCTCCAGCCGACAAAGTAGATTAGCTCCTAGGATACCTTTGAAGGATGTCATCAGCTCTCTTTGTCCCTCACCACTTTCTACAACAGAACCTCCCATGAACTCCCCAACAGAGATCCCTGGGGTCACCACGGGTGACCTCTTGACCTCAACGACCCCTGGGAGCAGGACAGAGGGGTTTTACGTACATAATCACATGAAAAAGGACAAAAGGGACAGACACCTATCAGATAAACCACACTCGTCCCCTTCCATCTCTCACTTGTGCCAGCCATCACCTGTAGTGCAACCCGACCTGGGCAGTAGTATAACCCAGGTACAGCAGGACCAGACAGTCCAAAAGACAAACCACCTGCAGGTCAGACAAACTGAGATGAGTGAGTCCAAAACGAGTTTAGGAGAAAGATACAGGGAGGGAGAAAGTGATAGCAAAGAAGAGAAAGAGCAGGAAAGAGAAGAGAAAGAAGATGAGGAACAGAAATGTGTTGATGAGACAGATGTAGAATCAGATGAGGAAAGTAAAGATCAGAAGAAAGACAGGAGGATGCAGCTTCCCAATCA GTCTTTGTCCACATCTATAGATCCAGGGTTTTTACTTAGTCCATATATCGCCCTTGACACAAAGGAAAGGTGTCTAAAATTCCAAGCACGACGCCTCCGGATTCTACAGCAGCTACAG GGCAGCAAAACTGTCAAAAGAAAGCTACAGTTTGTAGTCAGTGTGCCAAGGTAA